One genomic region from Amia ocellicauda isolate fAmiCal2 chromosome 4, fAmiCal2.hap1, whole genome shotgun sequence encodes:
- the ctsa gene encoding lysosomal protective protein isoform X1, whose product MSRLALCLLLGVLRVQGAPDADEIKSLPGLDKQPSFRQYSGYLNVSGNKHLHYWFVESQKDPANSPVVLWLNGGPGCSSLDGLLTEHGPFLVQDDGSSLKYNPYSWNMIANMLYLESPAGVGFSYSDDKNYVTNDTEVSMNNYLALKVFFQLFPEYSKNELYLTGESYGGIYIPTLAERVMEDPSLNLKGMAVGNGMSSYEMNDNSLVYFAYYHGLIGSQLWMGLQQYCCSKGMCNFYNNQNPNCTTNVAEVQKIVFSSGLNMYNLYAPCAGGVPQKVSYKKGHLVVHDLGNSFILHPWNVMWNEKLRGLASLHKSVTMDPPCTNSTPSYTYLNDHYVRTALHIPPEVPNWEICSAVVNLNYNRLYMDVTKQYLKVLGALKYRVLVYNGDVDMACNFMGDEWFVESLQQQVQVNRRPWLYESDEGQQVGGFVKEFSNLAFLTIKGSGHMVPTDKPIAAFQMFSRFLLKKPY is encoded by the exons ATGTCTCGGTTGGCGCTGTGCCTGCTGTTGGGAGTGCTGAGGGTCCAGGGAGCCCCCGATGCCGATGAGATCAAATCCCTCCCTGGCCTCGACAAACAGCCCAGCTTCAGGCAGTACTCTGGGTACCTGAATGTGTCCGGAAACAAACACCTGCACTACTG GTTTGTGGAGTCTCAGAAGGACCCAGCCAATAGCCCAGTGGTCCTGTGGCTGAACGGGGGTCCCGGCTGCAGCTCCCTGGACGGGCTGCTCACTGAACACGGCCCCTTCCTG GTTCAGGATGATGGCAGCTCACTGAAGTACAACCCCTACTCCTGGAACATG ATTGCCAACATGCTGTACCTGGAGTCGCCAGCAGGGGTCGGGTTCTCATACTCTGATGACAAGAACTACGTGACCAATGACACCGAG gTGTCCATGAATAACTACCTGGCCCTGAAGGTCTTTTTCCAGCTCTTCCCAGAGTACAGCAAGAACGAGCTCTACCTCACAGGGGAGAGCTACGGGGGCATCTACATCCCCACACTGGCCGAGAGGGTGATGGAGGACCCCAGCCTCAACCTGAAG GGAATGGCGGTCGGGAATGGGATGTCCAGCTATGAGATGAATGACAACTCGCTGGTCTATTTCGCTTACTATCATGGTCTCATTGGCTCACA GCTGTGGATGGGGCTACAGCAGTACTGCTGCTCAAAGGGGATGTGCAACTTTTACAACAACCAGAACCCGAACTGCACCACCAAC GTGGCAGAGGTGCAGAAGATTGTCTTCAGCTCCGGCCTGAACATGTACAACCTGTATGCCCCCTGCGCTGGAGGCGTGCCCCAGAAAGTCAG CTACAAGAAAGGTCACCTGGTTGTCCATGACTTGGGGAACAGCTTCATTCTCCATCCCTGGAACGTCATGTGGAATGAG AAACTCCGTGGTCTGGCCTCTCTGCACAAATCTGTGACCATGGACCCTCCCTGCACCAACTCCACCCCCTCCTATACCTACCTGAACGATCACTATGTCCGCACGGCGCTGCACATCCCCCCCGAGGTCCCCAACTGGGAGATCTGCAG TGCGGTGGTGAACCTCAACTACAACCGTCTCTACATGGACGTGACGAAGCAGTACCTGAAGGTGCTGGGAGCTCTG AAGTACCGTGTACTGGTGTACAATGGAGATGTGGACATGGCCTGTAACTTCATGGGGGATGAGTGGTTTGTGGAGTCTCTTCAGCAACAA GTGCAGGTAAACCGCAGGCCCTGGCTGTACGAGAGCGATGAGGGCCAGCAAGTGGGCGGCTTTGTCAAGGAGTTCTCCAACCTGGCCTTCCTCACCATCAAG GGCTCAGGTCACATGGTCCCGACTGACAAGCCAATCGCTGCCTTCCAGATGTTCAGCCGCTTCCTGCTGAAGAAGCCTTACTGA
- the ctsa gene encoding lysosomal protective protein isoform X2, with product MLPSPLSLSWPRFVESQKDPANSPVVLWLNGGPGCSSLDGLLTEHGPFLVQDDGSSLKYNPYSWNMIANMLYLESPAGVGFSYSDDKNYVTNDTEVSMNNYLALKVFFQLFPEYSKNELYLTGESYGGIYIPTLAERVMEDPSLNLKGMAVGNGMSSYEMNDNSLVYFAYYHGLIGSQLWMGLQQYCCSKGMCNFYNNQNPNCTTNVAEVQKIVFSSGLNMYNLYAPCAGGVPQKVSYKKGHLVVHDLGNSFILHPWNVMWNEKLRGLASLHKSVTMDPPCTNSTPSYTYLNDHYVRTALHIPPEVPNWEICSAVVNLNYNRLYMDVTKQYLKVLGALKYRVLVYNGDVDMACNFMGDEWFVESLQQQVQVNRRPWLYESDEGQQVGGFVKEFSNLAFLTIKGSGHMVPTDKPIAAFQMFSRFLLKKPY from the exons AtgctcccctctcccctctccctctcgtgGCCCAGGTTTGTGGAGTCTCAGAAGGACCCAGCCAATAGCCCAGTGGTCCTGTGGCTGAACGGGGGTCCCGGCTGCAGCTCCCTGGACGGGCTGCTCACTGAACACGGCCCCTTCCTG GTTCAGGATGATGGCAGCTCACTGAAGTACAACCCCTACTCCTGGAACATG ATTGCCAACATGCTGTACCTGGAGTCGCCAGCAGGGGTCGGGTTCTCATACTCTGATGACAAGAACTACGTGACCAATGACACCGAG gTGTCCATGAATAACTACCTGGCCCTGAAGGTCTTTTTCCAGCTCTTCCCAGAGTACAGCAAGAACGAGCTCTACCTCACAGGGGAGAGCTACGGGGGCATCTACATCCCCACACTGGCCGAGAGGGTGATGGAGGACCCCAGCCTCAACCTGAAG GGAATGGCGGTCGGGAATGGGATGTCCAGCTATGAGATGAATGACAACTCGCTGGTCTATTTCGCTTACTATCATGGTCTCATTGGCTCACA GCTGTGGATGGGGCTACAGCAGTACTGCTGCTCAAAGGGGATGTGCAACTTTTACAACAACCAGAACCCGAACTGCACCACCAAC GTGGCAGAGGTGCAGAAGATTGTCTTCAGCTCCGGCCTGAACATGTACAACCTGTATGCCCCCTGCGCTGGAGGCGTGCCCCAGAAAGTCAG CTACAAGAAAGGTCACCTGGTTGTCCATGACTTGGGGAACAGCTTCATTCTCCATCCCTGGAACGTCATGTGGAATGAG AAACTCCGTGGTCTGGCCTCTCTGCACAAATCTGTGACCATGGACCCTCCCTGCACCAACTCCACCCCCTCCTATACCTACCTGAACGATCACTATGTCCGCACGGCGCTGCACATCCCCCCCGAGGTCCCCAACTGGGAGATCTGCAG TGCGGTGGTGAACCTCAACTACAACCGTCTCTACATGGACGTGACGAAGCAGTACCTGAAGGTGCTGGGAGCTCTG AAGTACCGTGTACTGGTGTACAATGGAGATGTGGACATGGCCTGTAACTTCATGGGGGATGAGTGGTTTGTGGAGTCTCTTCAGCAACAA GTGCAGGTAAACCGCAGGCCCTGGCTGTACGAGAGCGATGAGGGCCAGCAAGTGGGCGGCTTTGTCAAGGAGTTCTCCAACCTGGCCTTCCTCACCATCAAG GGCTCAGGTCACATGGTCCCGACTGACAAGCCAATCGCTGCCTTCCAGATGTTCAGCCGCTTCCTGCTGAAGAAGCCTTACTGA
- the neurl2 gene encoding neuralized-like protein 2, giving the protein MATTMAGQFMEFHPIHGSNIRLDLSGTRATRVESFADGICFSKYPLAPGEIFLVEIEEKELGWCGHLRVGLTAQDPCSLAAVPEYSLPDLAALGDSWIFAITRNHNKVLLEEEEGAAEGRGHVLGRGGEERGGEGEGGGGEAQDVVYKNTKTFFTDTHLHIEGVRIPRDKLVGRSRPGRFSHILDDLYKTNALPPTARRSRIGVLFVSKPHGTADMHIVINGEDMGPSARGIPTQLPLYAVVDVFAATKSVRVVQVEYGFPSLQTLCRMTIQKHIVHRMALEWLELPELLKHYCKYE; this is encoded by the exons ATGGCAACCACCATGGCAGGCCAGTTCATGGAGTTCCACCCAATCCACGGCAGCAACATCAGGCTGGACCTCTCGGGGACGCGCGCCACACGGGTGGAGAGCTTCGCCGACGGGATCTGCTTCAGCAAGTACCCGCTGGCTCCCGGGGAAATCTTTCTGGTGGAGATCGAGGAAAAGGAGCTGGGCTGGTGCGGACACCTGCGCGTGGGACTGACGGCCCAAGACCCCTGCAGCCTGGCAGCCGTGCCCGAGTACTCCCTGCCGGACCTGGCTGCCCTGGGCGACAGCTGGATATTCGCCATCACACGGAACCACAACAAGGTCCTGttagaagaggaggagggggcaGCGGAGGGCAGGGGACATGTACTAGGGAGAGGAGGTGAAGAAAGAGGGGGtgagggagaaggaggaggaggagaggcacAAGACGTGGTCTACAAGAACACCAAGACATTCTTCACTGACACCCATCTGCACATTGAGGGTGTGCGCATCCCCAGGGACAAACTCGTCGGCCGTAGCCGCCCGGGACGCTTCAGCCACATCCTGGACGACCTGTATAAGACCAACGCTCTGCCCCCCACTGCCCGCCGCAGCCGCATAGGCGTGCTGTTTGTGTCCAAGCCACACGGTACGGCCGACATGCACATTGTCATCAACGGCGAGGACATGGGCCCCAGTGCCAGGGGCATCCCAACCCAGCTGCCCCTCTACGCCGTCGTGGACGTCTTCGCTGCCACCAAGAGCGTGCGAGTTGTTCAGGTGGAGTACGGCT TCCCCTCTCTGCAGACGCTGTGTCGGATGACCATCCAGAAGCACATTGTCCACAGGATGGCCCTGGAATGGCTGGAGCTGCCAGAACTCCTCAAGCActactgcaagtatgagtga